Genomic window ([Eubacterium] hominis):
CCTTCTGAAACCCTTTGAGCATGAAGTGCTTTAGCTGTAATTTCCATCATATTTTTTCCTTTCTGACTTAATCATAAGGTCATTGTGTAATTGAAAATATATATGGTTTTGACCTATCATTACTTTCTGTACGATCTCATGAAATATAACTTCATCAAATGTATCTATTGAGGCGGAGTGCCTCAGCACATCAACAAGTCTCTGATTATTTCTGTATTCAGCACTTTCATATACCTGATTTAATACTTTTTTCTTTTCTAACTCATATAGTGATTTGTACATCTGTATCTCATTCAAATTTGAAATTTTCTCTATATCAGAAATCTTTCCTTCCAAATTTTCCTTCAACAGTCTCAGTTTTTCAGCTTTCAAATTATGAAGTTCTTTATCCAGCATCATCAGCTCTTTTTCTTTTTCATCGTCCATCAGCAACTTGACAATATTTCTCCCATAGGATTCTAATATATCTATGCTGTTTTTCAGTTTGTAATACAATTTGAGAAATGCCTCATCCAGTTCTTCCTTGGAAATCTGCTTATTCATACAAGAATCATGATCTACTAAATGCTTTTTACAACACCAGAACTCAACTCCCCGATAAGTTCTTCGCTTAAATTTTTCATGACATTCTGCACATTCAATTTTTGAAGTATATGGGTATCTTTTATTTGCAGATAACTGGTTGTCACTTAAGTTCTCTCTGTTTCTTTCCCATTTTGCATAGCTTGCTTCATAGAGTGATCTTTCTATGATCTTTGGAAAACTATCGTAAACATAGTATTGTGGAAGTTCCCCCTTGTTCATGACCAAGTGAAATGGAAATTCATCTGTTGTGAATTTCTTCTGTAGCAATTTATCCCCGCAATATCGTTCATTTATCAGCATCAGTACGATTCCTGACCTTGACCATGTTCTTCCACCAATCTTATTCTGACTAAAATAATTCGTGATAGCCACTGTCGACATATCCTGATTTACATACATATCAAACAGCAATCTTACAATCACTGCTTCACTTTCATTAATCAATATCTTCCCATCGATTCTGTAATAACCGTATGGCAGATGTGGCTGATTGTAGATACCTTTTTCTGCTCTCGTCCTGAATCCCCACCTTTGATTGTAGGAAATTGTTCTGGATTCTAATTCAGCACTCATCATATACGTACTGATAGAAGTTTCACTTACACTATCAGCTGTATCGATATGTTCTTCCTCAAAATAAATAGAGACACCTAGACATTTGAGTTCTCTCAATGTCTTCAGTGTCTCCGTAAAATTTCTTCCGAATCTTGCTATTGATTTTGTTATGATTCTATCAATCAGTCCATCACGACAATCCTGAATCATTTTCTTGAATCCATTACGCTTTTCGATAACAGTACCTGTGATACCTTCATCTGTGTAAACATCCACTATGATGGTATTTTGCAACTGATTGATATACTGGGAATAGTAGGCAACCTGACTGTTAAATGAATGGATCTGATCATCGCTTTTTGAACTAACTCTTGCATAAGCAGCAGTCTTTATTTTTTCTTCTCTTGATAATGGTTCAATAATACTGACCTTCTTATCCATGCGCTATCCCTCTTTTCACTACACACAATATCACAATTCATCGCATACATCTAGTAGAATGTCACCCATCTTGGCACTTTGATTTTACTGATTCATTTTTGTCAATTCATGTTTATAAACTGGATGGCAGAATGCTTCATATTCCTTCAAAATTTTATTGGCTACATTCAATGTCAGCTTCTTTCTTCGTGTCAATTCACATAAACAAATGTAAATGAAATAATAGTCTGTCTGATCCATAGTCGTCGTTCCTAACTCATGAACATTCCAGTAAAACACGATTTAGCAGTCATCTCCAGTTCTTCTCTTGCATCACAAGAAACCTTAATGCCTTTATCCTCTAATTGACGTAAAAAACGATCAAATCTAGGTGATTCATATTCATCAAAAATAAATACTTTATCCACATTGTGTTTTTCAATGATAGATTTAAACATCTTTTCTGCTTCTGGGATATACTCCTGCATCTGTACAACAGTAAAATTTCTATAACCAGATTCTGATACATGATATGTGAACTGCTCAATCTCTGAAGGATCTGCCTCCTTTGTGATGATCATTACACTATGATCATCAGCGTGTGCATGTATATTGCTTTTTACTTGATCCAAGTCCTCTTTCAGTTTCATCATTGTACTGATATCATTCATTATATTTTTGGACATAATATTTTTAATTTCCGCAATATCTATTTCAAGTGTAGCATCTATGATTTTTAAGTTATTTTCTTTTGCTATTTCAGACAACCTACCATCTGACAGAATTTCTTGAATAATAAATTCTGGACTTGTCACAATTATACAGTCTGCACCTATTCTCTTCATTGTTTCAATAAAAATCTCAGAATTATCAAATATCGTTCCTCTGGGATATTGTAATAGTCCTTGAATTTCGTAATGATTCTTTTCTGCCAGCTGATCCAATTCAACCTTTACCTTCGCCGTAATTTTATTTTCATCTTCCACCGCTACAAACGCTTTTTTCATATCTTACCTCTTTCTGTACCTGGTCTTATTTTGTTTTGTTTTGCTTATTGGTACAATGATGACGTCAGAATATCTGACGTCACGATCTATCAATAAACGTTTCCGTTTCATATCTATCTAGAAACAACATTTTTTCTATCCCTTGTTTTCTGGGCAAAATACAGCCTGTTCTGGCTAACAGCATACGAATCTCACGTTCTCTCCTTCAATCAAAGAGACGCCTCTTACAGGTGCGACGGTTTCATCACGCTCAACTGCTTCCGAGACGAAGTATCATTATGACCCATTGATATTATTGCAGATCAGCTGCCAAGCTGATTTTATGTTCGACTATATATCGCTCCACTACTCTATTCTTCATATCATGGCGTAGTCAACAGCGTGCTTAATCAAACAGGATAACGTACTGTATTTTGAGTATTCTATTGTCAAAGATCTGAGAGGCAACTCATTTCTTTCCCCTCACTTAATAACCAACAATAGAAACTCTTTTCTACAACCAAAATTTACAACTTTCCTTATTTTTCTTACTAAACTCACTTTATACGAGTTTGCTGGAACATGAATGCCATCAGATTCGCACTTAATGTCACATTCCGCCAGCAAATCAATTGCATTCAGATATACAGTTATCAAAGATCAAATTCACAACCAAAAGAACAAGAAAGATTTGATTTTCTTATATCCGTCACTAAGTGTTTCCCGTAGACTCTTAATGATTTTTT
Coding sequences:
- a CDS encoding recombinase family protein, with the translated sequence MDKKVSIIEPLSREEKIKTAAYARVSSKSDDQIHSFNSQVAYYSQYINQLQNTIIVDVYTDEGITGTVIEKRNGFKKMIQDCRDGLIDRIITKSIARFGRNFTETLKTLRELKCLGVSIYFEEEHIDTADSVSETSISTYMMSAELESRTISYNQRWGFRTRAEKGIYNQPHLPYGYYRIDGKILINESEAVIVRLLFDMYVNQDMSTVAITNYFSQNKIGGRTWSRSGIVLMLINERYCGDKLLQKKFTTDEFPFHLVMNKGELPQYYVYDSFPKIIERSLYEASYAKWERNRENLSDNQLSANKRYPYTSKIECAECHEKFKRRTYRGVEFWCCKKHLVDHDSCMNKQISKEELDEAFLKLYYKLKNSIDILESYGRNIVKLLMDDEKEKELMMLDKELHNLKAEKLRLLKENLEGKISDIEKISNLNEIQMYKSLYELEKKKVLNQVYESAEYRNNQRLVDVLRHSASIDTFDEVIFHEIVQKVMIGQNHIYFQLHNDLMIKSERKKYDGNYS